One Gimesia aquarii DNA segment encodes these proteins:
- the der gene encoding ribosome biogenesis GTPase Der — translation MAVPKIAIVGRPNVGKSSIFNWLAGHRVAIVDPTAGVTRDRVTYLVNEQDRYFELVDTGGIGITDSDDLSEDIERQIQVGIDEADLILFVVDGTMGVAHLDEEVAQRLRSIEKPKILCINKCDSTKTDDEAAQFFRLTNAPVVLTSVKGNRNRKELVKALLDHLPPAEEFEETEGEALSAEPELKIAIVGRRNVGKSTFINALAESERMIVSEVAGTTRDSVDIRFEFDDKSFLAIDTPGVRKRKSLANDIEYYGLARAKRSIRRANVVLMFFDSQETISKVDKQLVAEIDENYKPCIFVINKWDLGRESQMTSEKWDEYLTSEFRTMRHAPVAFVTARDSRNIKQVINLAQTIYKQSRLRISTGRLNKIVRAAIHNNQPPYSKNRRPKIFYATQVATEPPTIVLKCNDSKLFTESWKRYLSGVLREQLPFKEIPVKLYYRSKDLKEETGPSLDMIESDEFLEDFSQEKL, via the coding sequence ATGGCTGTACCCAAAATTGCCATTGTGGGACGTCCCAATGTTGGCAAAAGTTCAATTTTCAACTGGCTTGCCGGCCATCGTGTTGCCATCGTCGACCCCACGGCAGGTGTCACCCGGGATCGTGTGACGTATCTGGTGAACGAACAAGATCGTTACTTCGAGCTGGTTGATACAGGTGGAATTGGCATTACTGACAGTGATGATTTATCAGAAGATATCGAACGCCAGATTCAAGTGGGAATTGACGAAGCAGACCTGATTCTGTTTGTGGTCGACGGCACAATGGGAGTAGCCCATTTGGATGAAGAGGTCGCTCAACGATTACGGTCAATAGAAAAACCAAAAATCCTCTGTATCAATAAATGTGATTCAACAAAAACAGATGATGAAGCGGCACAATTCTTTCGCCTGACCAATGCACCGGTCGTCTTAACCAGCGTCAAAGGAAATCGGAACCGCAAAGAACTTGTTAAAGCCCTCCTCGATCACCTGCCACCTGCTGAAGAATTCGAAGAAACAGAGGGAGAAGCGCTTTCAGCCGAGCCGGAACTGAAAATTGCCATAGTAGGGCGACGCAATGTAGGCAAGAGTACCTTTATTAATGCACTGGCAGAATCAGAAAGAATGATTGTCAGTGAAGTTGCCGGCACAACCCGGGATAGTGTCGATATTCGTTTTGAATTTGACGATAAATCCTTCCTCGCCATAGATACCCCTGGAGTCCGCAAACGAAAAAGCCTGGCCAACGATATCGAATACTATGGCTTGGCACGTGCCAAACGCAGTATCCGGCGTGCCAACGTAGTGTTGATGTTTTTTGATTCCCAGGAAACGATTTCCAAAGTCGACAAACAACTGGTCGCCGAAATCGACGAAAACTACAAGCCTTGTATTTTTGTGATTAATAAATGGGATCTGGGACGCGAAAGTCAAATGACGTCGGAAAAGTGGGATGAGTATTTAACCTCGGAGTTTCGTACAATGCGACATGCTCCTGTAGCTTTTGTGACCGCCCGTGATTCGCGAAACATCAAACAAGTTATTAATCTGGCACAAACTATTTATAAACAATCACGCCTCCGAATTTCGACGGGACGCTTGAATAAAATCGTTCGCGCAGCAATCCATAATAATCAACCACCCTACTCAAAAAATCGACGCCCCAAAATATTTTATGCCACACAAGTGGCTACCGAACCACCGACAATCGTACTGAAGTGCAACGACTCTAAACTCTTCACCGAATCCTGGAAACGTTACCTGAGCGGTGTTTTACGTGAGCAACTTCCTTTCAAAGAGATCCCCGTTAAACTTTACTATCGATCCAAAGACCTCAAGGAAGAGACCGGTCCCAGCCTGGATATGATCGAAAGTGATGAATTCCTGGAAGATTTTTCACAAGAAAAATTATAG
- the rplM gene encoding 50S ribosomal protein L13: MANAKTIDPQWFVVDADNMIVGRLATKLATVLMGKHKPSYTPHVDTGDYVIVVNCDKVRFSGKSLAHETHPYFSKKMLQKTYSSYSGYPSGLKLVSAEKKLERGQSTQVLSEAVRRMLPKNKLGRQMLKKLKLYAGPTHEHQSQKPQDMPDYLLP; the protein is encoded by the coding sequence ATGGCGAATGCAAAAACAATCGATCCTCAATGGTTCGTTGTGGATGCAGATAACATGATTGTGGGGCGGCTCGCTACGAAGCTTGCTACTGTTTTAATGGGTAAGCATAAGCCAAGTTATACCCCTCACGTTGATACCGGGGACTACGTAATCGTTGTAAACTGTGACAAGGTAAGGTTTTCTGGCAAATCACTTGCTCATGAAACTCATCCCTATTTCTCGAAGAAGATGTTACAGAAGACCTACTCCTCATATAGTGGTTATCCCAGTGGTTTGAAACTCGTATCCGCAGAAAAGAAGCTGGAGCGTGGTCAATCGACTCAGGTCCTTTCTGAGGCCGTTCGGCGGATGCTCCCCAAAAATAAGCTGGGCCGCCAAATGTTGAAAAAACTGAAATTATACGCAGGACCTACTCACGAACATCAATCACAAAAGCCTCAAGACATGCCAGACTACCTGCTGCCGTAG
- the flgL gene encoding flagellar hook-associated protein FlgL — translation MSIGPILPGRLPSTMLSERLKVSLNDNALELAKLQQQVSTGQKYTLASESPGAALRTIILQSTFERQQQYQTNINTSASLLTASEAALLGVGDALNQAKSLSLTGIGNTVTDAERLALADEIVSLRTQVLNIGNTEFRGQYLFSGSQTGVAPFEELANGQIVYRGDTHEIESYIGSQVLLPNNFDGITAFSASTPEVGDDINPALTLQTKISDLHSGRGLSQGSLTVTLDNGTPQTQTVDLSGAETVQDLKTLLEDAFAAGPLTLTVDIDPASQNGLRLTPSAGTVAVSNLAGSTLATDLGIASAAVAQVNGTDLDPGITLQTTLASLNGGTGIGTTLGKGLVINNGGKTETIDLSTANTIEDVFNLIRTLDPNLNLGINKSQNGLAISSRISGADFSIGENDSGTNAAGLGIATFSASTPLSELNYGRGVDVDSSNQLQIIRRDGSTIDIDLSGSVTVQDVIDKINDFETFDGTTLLADLNLGQGVPVGATTLDITRRDASVVNVNLAGDTTVQDVLDSINAVDPGNLVASIDPTTNAIQITDNSGAGPLSIASNVVSEALGLAVTEPGTNNAIPLQGNFIPIQLQATLNTTGNGLTIFDGSGTGQLEIPPIEIAFALGIAGVEAGNDPLVGLVGKEPNPLESKGVLSLLSRLETGLRNGNDQEIERIGVLIENEIGRMTRLRGDIGSRLKVLQEADNRLKDQEVELKDSISKEFEADLTEVIVEITQRQTAFEANLQVTSQALQLTLLSFL, via the coding sequence ATGAGTATTGGTCCTATACTGCCAGGCCGTCTGCCTTCTACAATGCTCTCTGAAAGGTTGAAGGTTTCGCTGAATGACAATGCATTAGAATTAGCGAAACTTCAGCAACAGGTCTCGACAGGGCAGAAATATACTTTAGCCAGTGAATCGCCTGGAGCGGCGTTACGTACAATTATCTTACAGAGCACGTTTGAACGCCAGCAACAATATCAGACGAATATCAACACTAGTGCCAGTTTATTGACGGCGAGTGAGGCGGCTTTGCTTGGTGTGGGGGATGCATTGAATCAGGCAAAATCTCTCTCGCTGACAGGCATCGGTAATACAGTGACGGATGCTGAGCGACTTGCTTTAGCCGACGAGATTGTCTCTTTACGAACTCAGGTTCTTAACATCGGTAATACAGAGTTTCGTGGTCAATATCTTTTTTCAGGTAGTCAAACAGGAGTGGCTCCGTTTGAAGAACTGGCGAACGGCCAGATTGTTTATCGTGGTGACACTCACGAAATTGAATCATATATTGGTTCACAAGTATTACTGCCAAATAACTTTGACGGGATTACGGCGTTTTCAGCAAGCACACCTGAAGTGGGTGACGATATTAATCCTGCGTTGACTCTCCAAACCAAAATTTCTGATTTACACAGTGGGAGAGGTTTGAGTCAGGGTTCGCTCACAGTGACGTTGGATAATGGAACTCCTCAGACACAAACGGTGGATCTTTCCGGCGCGGAAACAGTCCAGGATCTCAAGACACTTTTAGAAGATGCATTTGCAGCAGGGCCATTGACTTTAACTGTCGATATTGACCCCGCGAGTCAAAATGGACTCCGTTTGACCCCTTCGGCTGGTACAGTCGCTGTATCGAATTTGGCAGGTTCCACTTTGGCGACCGATTTGGGAATTGCCAGTGCCGCGGTGGCGCAAGTAAACGGGACTGATCTTGATCCGGGTATCACATTGCAAACGACATTGGCTTCGCTCAATGGTGGCACAGGAATTGGCACGACTCTCGGTAAAGGACTGGTGATCAATAACGGTGGCAAAACGGAAACGATTGATCTTTCTACCGCGAACACGATTGAAGATGTGTTCAACCTGATCCGCACACTCGATCCAAATTTGAACCTTGGGATAAATAAAAGTCAGAATGGTTTAGCGATTTCCAGTCGCATCAGTGGCGCCGACTTCTCAATTGGCGAGAATGACAGTGGAACCAATGCTGCCGGTTTGGGAATTGCAACTTTTTCAGCAAGTACTCCACTTTCCGAATTGAATTATGGGAGGGGCGTTGATGTTGATTCTTCCAATCAACTCCAAATCATTCGCCGTGATGGATCGACGATCGATATTGATCTTAGTGGTTCAGTCACGGTTCAAGATGTGATAGACAAGATAAATGATTTCGAGACGTTTGATGGGACTACGTTGCTGGCGGACTTGAATCTGGGACAGGGGGTTCCCGTTGGTGCAACAACTTTGGACATTACTCGTAGAGATGCTTCGGTTGTAAATGTCAACTTGGCTGGTGATACTACCGTTCAAGACGTATTGGATTCGATTAACGCCGTTGATCCAGGCAATCTGGTTGCCAGTATTGATCCAACAACAAATGCCATCCAGATCACTGACAATTCTGGTGCGGGACCATTAAGCATTGCCAGTAATGTGGTTTCGGAGGCCTTGGGACTGGCTGTCACTGAACCGGGAACAAACAATGCGATTCCATTACAAGGGAATTTTATTCCTATTCAGCTCCAGGCAACACTGAATACAACAGGCAATGGCCTTACCATTTTTGATGGATCAGGAACGGGACAATTGGAAATTCCTCCGATTGAAATTGCTTTCGCACTAGGTATTGCGGGTGTGGAAGCTGGCAATGACCCATTGGTCGGGCTGGTAGGTAAAGAGCCCAACCCATTGGAATCCAAAGGAGTTTTGAGCCTGCTTTCTCGATTGGAAACCGGTTTGAGAAATGGCAATGATCAGGAAATTGAGCGGATCGGCGTTTTGATTGAGAACGAAATTGGTCGAATGACTCGCCTCCGAGGTGATATTGGTTCGCGCCTCAAGGTCCTGCAAGAGGCTGATAACCGACTCAAAGATCAAGAAGTGGAACTCAAGGATTCAATTTCGAAGGAATTTGAAGCAGACCTGACTGAAGTGATTGTTGAAATTACACAACGGCAAACGGCTTTCGAGGCGAATCTACAGGTTACCTCTCAGGCTTTACAATTGACATTACTGTCGTTTCTCTGA
- a CDS encoding amidohydrolase family protein translates to MEQISVIDTHQHLWDLDLFQLPWLELPGISSLRRSFLMSDYLEATQNCGIAQTVYMEVNVHPDLQRQEARHVLELCSQAENPMSGAVIGGMPGESGFGQYLEEFAENPFLKGVRTVLHDPDRPQGMCLKLQFKENIKLLGEMGLSFDLCMRPGEIKDAVELVDACPSTRFIVDHCGNMSVQPHEQDSRPEWEQGMRLLAEREQVMCKISGIVVTATPGVWQPIDLKENIDFCLDTFGEDRVFFGGDWPVCTLSATYDSWFNALKWIVRERSSTFQQKLFHDNAQAFYGLNSL, encoded by the coding sequence ATGGAACAGATATCAGTCATAGATACCCACCAGCATCTCTGGGATTTGGACTTGTTTCAGCTTCCCTGGCTTGAACTCCCGGGCATCTCGTCTTTACGACGTAGTTTTCTAATGTCTGATTATCTCGAAGCAACACAGAATTGCGGCATCGCACAAACTGTGTATATGGAAGTGAATGTTCATCCGGATCTTCAGCGGCAGGAGGCAAGGCACGTATTGGAATTATGCAGTCAGGCAGAAAATCCCATGTCGGGGGCTGTGATTGGTGGGATGCCGGGAGAATCAGGCTTTGGTCAATATCTCGAAGAATTTGCTGAGAATCCATTTCTGAAAGGAGTCAGGACGGTTTTACATGATCCAGACCGACCACAAGGTATGTGCCTCAAACTACAATTCAAGGAAAATATCAAACTGCTTGGAGAAATGGGCTTGAGTTTTGACTTGTGTATGCGACCAGGAGAAATTAAGGATGCAGTTGAATTGGTTGATGCCTGTCCGTCAACCCGTTTTATTGTCGATCATTGCGGCAATATGAGTGTGCAGCCTCATGAGCAGGACAGTCGTCCTGAGTGGGAACAGGGAATGCGATTACTGGCTGAACGTGAGCAGGTCATGTGCAAGATTTCGGGAATCGTGGTGACGGCCACACCTGGAGTATGGCAACCCATTGATTTAAAAGAGAATATTGATTTCTGCCTGGACACATTTGGAGAAGACCGTGTATTTTTTGGAGGCGATTGGCCCGTCTGTACGCTGAGTGCAACATATGATTCCTGGTTCAACGCATTGAAGTGGATTGTTCGGGAACGTTCTTCCACATTTCAGCAGAAGTTATTTCACGATAATGCACAGGCCTTTTATGGCCTCAATTCTCTATAA
- the rpsI gene encoding 30S ribosomal protein S9, whose amino-acid sequence MENETPEEDTTQETPEVGAAEQAADLTTEETVDSGVPELTLGSTLASDVEEEDDVVKPEPIIRGKLDKHGVAMGTGRRKTAVARVRIKAGSGSLTINGVSLDDYLKVERDRQMVEAPLKATETFGKVDVWVRVNGGGTTGQTGAIVLGIARALEAYNSQFHETLSAGRFLTRDSRMVERKKFGYKKARKSFQFSKR is encoded by the coding sequence ATGGAAAATGAGACTCCGGAAGAAGACACAACACAAGAAACGCCAGAAGTAGGAGCTGCTGAGCAAGCAGCGGATCTAACAACAGAGGAAACTGTTGATTCAGGTGTTCCGGAATTGACCCTGGGTTCTACTCTGGCTTCAGATGTTGAAGAAGAAGACGACGTTGTAAAACCAGAACCGATTATTCGAGGAAAACTGGATAAGCACGGCGTCGCGATGGGAACAGGTCGTCGTAAAACCGCAGTGGCACGAGTTCGTATTAAGGCAGGTTCCGGAAGCCTGACGATCAATGGGGTTTCTCTGGATGACTACCTCAAAGTTGAGCGCGACCGGCAAATGGTGGAAGCTCCTCTCAAAGCAACTGAGACATTTGGTAAAGTCGATGTCTGGGTACGTGTAAATGGGGGAGGAACAACAGGGCAGACGGGGGCCATCGTTTTGGGGATTGCTCGTGCTCTCGAAGCCTACAATAGTCAGTTCCACGAAACTTTGAGTGCCGGACGATTCCTGACACGTGATAGTCGTATGGTGGAACGTAAGAAATTTGGTTACAAGAAAGCACGTAAGAGTTTTCAGTTCTCCAAGCGATGA
- the mgtE gene encoding magnesium transporter produces MYGRLLLPELQVLLDENDTAGIKEFCDALYPAVTSEILEELESQDVWRVLSCCEPEKQAEIFQFLALPQQIEIVDVIERGPLSKLIEEMAPDDRVDLLSRMDDERVEELLPLIAQAERSDIRKLLSYPEDSAGAIMTTEYASLPENISVAQALEKLRLQAPDSEIISYIYIVDEGRRLQGIVSLRELIFARPTRPLSELTNRDVISVRVDDDQEFVAQQMAKYDFVAIPVVDHQNQLVGIVTHDDAIDIMQEEATEDTYRLAAVEPLEDSYLSTSLRTVVQKRIGWLIFLLVPSFLAAKVLQHYEGLSDKYEWLVLFIPLILASGGNAGSQSATLIIRAMALESNIPQGDLTALLRKEIQLGLMLGGVLASISFIIAWAFTAYLIQATVVGLAVFLVVLMGISAGGMLPMGFRRLGMDPALMSNPFITALVDILGLVIYFQVAIYLVS; encoded by the coding sequence ATGTATGGGCGATTATTGCTTCCGGAACTTCAAGTACTATTGGACGAAAATGATACTGCAGGAATCAAGGAATTTTGCGATGCCCTTTATCCTGCAGTGACGTCAGAGATTCTGGAAGAACTTGAGAGTCAGGATGTCTGGCGTGTGCTCTCTTGTTGTGAGCCTGAGAAGCAGGCTGAGATATTTCAGTTCCTGGCCTTACCACAACAGATTGAAATTGTGGACGTGATTGAGCGTGGCCCGCTTTCGAAACTGATTGAAGAGATGGCTCCCGATGACCGCGTCGATTTATTATCACGGATGGATGATGAGCGTGTCGAGGAACTCTTGCCTTTGATAGCACAAGCGGAGCGGAGCGATATTCGTAAACTGCTTTCTTACCCGGAAGATAGTGCCGGCGCCATCATGACGACGGAGTATGCTTCACTACCAGAAAATATTTCTGTGGCACAGGCACTGGAAAAACTGAGATTGCAGGCACCGGACAGCGAAATTATTTCCTATATTTATATCGTTGATGAAGGGCGTCGCCTACAGGGAATTGTGTCTTTGCGCGAATTAATTTTTGCCCGTCCGACTCGCCCTTTGTCAGAATTGACCAATCGGGATGTGATCTCTGTGCGTGTAGATGATGACCAGGAATTTGTAGCCCAGCAAATGGCAAAGTATGACTTTGTCGCAATTCCTGTCGTTGATCACCAGAACCAACTAGTGGGAATTGTGACGCACGATGATGCCATCGACATTATGCAGGAAGAAGCGACCGAGGATACTTATCGATTGGCGGCTGTCGAACCGTTGGAAGACAGTTATCTCTCCACATCGTTACGGACTGTCGTTCAGAAACGAATTGGCTGGTTAATTTTTCTCCTGGTTCCTTCATTTTTGGCTGCGAAGGTGTTGCAACATTATGAAGGGTTATCGGACAAGTATGAATGGCTGGTTTTATTTATCCCACTCATTCTCGCCAGTGGTGGTAATGCCGGTTCTCAGTCAGCAACTTTGATCATTCGGGCCATGGCACTGGAGTCGAATATCCCGCAAGGTGATTTGACTGCGCTATTGCGTAAAGAAATCCAACTGGGGCTGATGTTGGGAGGGGTTCTTGCTTCAATCAGTTTTATCATTGCCTGGGCTTTTACCGCGTACCTCATTCAGGCAACTGTAGTGGGATTGGCTGTTTTTTTAGTCGTATTGATGGGGATCTCAGCGGGTGGCATGTTGCCAATGGGATTCCGTCGGTTGGGTATGGATCCGGCGCTGATGTCGAATCCCTTTATCACGGCACTGGTCGATATCTTGGGATTGGTGATCTACTTCCAGGTAGCCATTTATCTGGTAAGTTAA
- a CDS encoding MutS-related protein — MQPSPIKQSPQLEYEQRLESRASKVRALTKQSDLYSNLRGFVFLAAVAILMASTIWGLFSLQLIWLPILTFILLIILHARCVRRLRQARLAEAYYRTSLDRLNDQWVDVRPTGEEFFDPQHMYAGDLDLLGRGSLFQLMCSARTKLGEETLARWLLSPASTKEIKERQQAVEELRNELDFREELELLEAEVHNDIEQTHLSEWVQQPLTTIPAPLQWASVIMGIFAACTVISWMLSYTGIAPICVAIIIQVCLLFFIGPRIRELLNQTDEVRNGLAVLSDVLSLIEQRQFEAPHLKAIVSALETDGIPPSQSIAQLRRQIQGLNNCFRNQFSAPLAILLGIPFHYVYAIQRWIIHIGPHCPDWLSAVGEFEALCSLAGYAYEHPEDPFPEIIESEVGPCLEATELGHPLIPLKEVVRNDVTLNADNRLLMISGSNMSGKSTLMRTVGTNFVLAMIGAPVRAAKFTVSPMQAGTAMRVQDSLQQGASLFYQSVARLSAVVHLADDPMPVLFLLDEILQGTNSHDRRIGAQSVIETLIERGGIGIVTTHDLALTEITTQFGNQAKNVHFEDQLIDGEMTFDYRMRPGIVEHSNALELMKMMGIELKALSTESDQKKV, encoded by the coding sequence ATGCAACCTTCCCCAATTAAGCAATCCCCCCAATTAGAATACGAACAACGGCTCGAGAGTCGTGCGAGCAAGGTACGAGCACTCACAAAACAAAGCGACCTCTATTCAAATCTGCGAGGTTTCGTATTTCTAGCCGCGGTGGCAATCTTAATGGCATCTACAATCTGGGGACTTTTCAGCTTACAGTTGATCTGGCTTCCCATTTTGACGTTTATTTTGCTCATTATTTTACACGCACGCTGTGTTCGTCGTTTGAGACAAGCTCGACTTGCAGAAGCGTATTACCGAACTTCACTTGATCGTCTGAACGATCAATGGGTCGATGTCCGTCCGACGGGTGAGGAATTTTTTGATCCACAGCATATGTATGCCGGTGACCTCGATCTCCTCGGGCGAGGATCACTCTTTCAGCTCATGTGCAGCGCGCGAACCAAACTGGGTGAAGAGACACTGGCACGCTGGTTACTTTCTCCTGCTTCAACAAAGGAAATCAAAGAACGCCAACAAGCCGTTGAAGAACTTCGAAACGAGTTAGATTTTCGCGAAGAACTTGAATTGCTGGAAGCGGAAGTCCACAACGATATCGAGCAAACACATTTATCAGAGTGGGTGCAACAACCGCTGACAACAATTCCCGCTCCGTTACAATGGGCATCGGTAATTATGGGCATCTTTGCTGCCTGTACTGTCATCAGTTGGATGCTTTCCTATACCGGCATCGCCCCCATTTGTGTCGCAATTATCATTCAGGTCTGCTTATTATTTTTTATCGGACCTCGAATCCGCGAATTACTGAACCAGACTGATGAAGTCCGTAACGGCTTAGCGGTACTCTCGGATGTATTGTCACTGATAGAACAAAGACAATTTGAAGCCCCTCATTTAAAAGCCATCGTTTCAGCATTAGAAACAGACGGGATTCCTCCATCACAAAGTATTGCTCAACTACGCCGACAGATTCAGGGATTGAATAACTGTTTTCGTAATCAGTTTTCTGCTCCATTAGCCATCTTATTGGGGATTCCTTTTCACTACGTTTACGCCATCCAGCGTTGGATCATTCACATAGGACCACATTGCCCCGATTGGTTGTCAGCCGTTGGAGAATTCGAAGCCTTGTGTTCACTCGCCGGGTACGCTTACGAACATCCCGAAGATCCTTTTCCTGAAATTATTGAATCAGAAGTCGGACCATGTCTGGAAGCAACTGAGCTGGGACACCCCTTAATCCCACTCAAAGAGGTCGTTCGCAACGATGTGACATTGAATGCAGACAATCGATTGCTCATGATTAGTGGCTCGAATATGTCAGGCAAAAGCACACTGATGCGAACAGTAGGTACAAACTTCGTGCTTGCAATGATCGGGGCGCCAGTACGCGCTGCTAAGTTCACTGTTTCGCCAATGCAGGCAGGAACTGCGATGCGAGTTCAAGATTCGCTACAACAGGGAGCCTCGCTGTTCTATCAATCGGTTGCACGACTTTCGGCTGTCGTCCATTTGGCGGACGATCCGATGCCTGTTCTATTTTTACTCGATGAAATCTTGCAAGGCACCAATTCCCATGATCGCCGCATAGGTGCGCAAAGTGTGATTGAAACTCTGATTGAACGAGGGGGAATTGGAATCGTCACAACTCACGATCTGGCACTGACAGAAATTACGACCCAATTCGGAAATCAGGCAAAGAACGTTCATTTTGAAGACCAGCTCATTGATGGCGAAATGACTTTTGATTATCGCATGCGGCCTGGAATCGTCGAACACAGCAATGCTCTGGAATTGATGAAAATGATGGGGATTGAACTGAAGGCGCTGAGTACTGAATCCGATCAAAAAAAAGTCTGA
- the flgK gene encoding flagellar hook-associated protein FlgK, whose product MGLNATLAMAKQSLEMFGTGIQVAGQNISNAGTPGYIREEMVVNAADPFRQGALVLGTGAEISGIQQQIDLFLETRIHSANTEYSSIQERNLIYKQLESELRELSEGDLSTGLNDFLATINNVVNQPGSIPDREFVINEAEKFAAEINSLRLRVNELREVQSVNVENLVKEANELIDTIIDLNPKISRLEASGLLQSDAGGLRTQRYTALNRLSELVPVRYRERNDGAIDVFTGSDFLILAGTSQQLTLQTDTDRGVVVHEVSLSQTKSTISRTGGELKGIIEGRDDILGGFVDDLDTYASNLIFEFNKIHASGQGTAGFEQLTSASRALDPTATLNSSQSGLPFQPTHGSFQIKVTNKTTGLTNTSTINVDLDGIGADTTLNSLSAAIGGVANLSSSVTTDGHLTITASSDFEFQFANDTSGALATIGINTLFTGSNSNDIQINSVIKQNQQFLATGQGGGPSDGSNAVLLAAFAENPIDALGGINLDGYYEKVVANVAQSSASEAALSEGAQAFRESLFGQREQFSGVSIDEETIKVLTFQRAFQSAARLVSTVDELFTILLNI is encoded by the coding sequence ATGGGACTTAATGCAACGCTAGCAATGGCCAAGCAGTCGCTTGAGATGTTTGGAACTGGTATTCAAGTTGCCGGTCAGAATATCTCAAATGCGGGGACTCCCGGTTATATCCGCGAAGAAATGGTGGTTAACGCCGCTGATCCGTTTCGACAGGGTGCGCTTGTTCTGGGGACCGGAGCAGAAATCTCTGGAATTCAGCAACAGATCGATTTGTTCCTGGAAACGCGTATTCATTCAGCCAATACGGAATATTCCTCAATTCAAGAACGGAATCTGATTTATAAACAACTGGAGAGCGAATTACGAGAATTATCAGAGGGAGATCTTTCAACTGGACTGAATGATTTTTTGGCGACAATCAATAATGTTGTGAATCAACCTGGTTCGATTCCCGATCGTGAGTTTGTGATCAACGAAGCTGAAAAGTTCGCTGCGGAAATTAATTCACTCCGTTTAAGAGTGAATGAACTGAGAGAAGTACAATCGGTTAACGTTGAAAATCTGGTGAAAGAAGCCAACGAACTGATCGATACAATCATTGATCTGAACCCAAAGATCTCCAGGTTGGAAGCTTCCGGTTTATTACAAAGTGATGCGGGTGGTTTGAGAACGCAACGTTATACAGCGTTGAATCGTTTATCAGAGTTGGTTCCCGTTCGCTACCGAGAACGAAATGACGGTGCAATTGATGTTTTTACCGGCTCCGATTTTCTGATATTAGCAGGAACTTCTCAACAACTGACATTGCAAACTGACACAGATCGAGGTGTCGTTGTACACGAAGTGTCACTCTCACAGACCAAAAGTACGATCTCACGTACAGGTGGAGAACTAAAGGGGATTATCGAAGGGCGGGATGATATTCTCGGTGGGTTTGTGGATGATCTCGATACGTATGCATCCAACTTGATTTTTGAGTTCAATAAAATTCATGCCTCAGGTCAGGGTACCGCTGGTTTCGAGCAATTAACTTCTGCATCCCGCGCGCTTGATCCTACTGCGACGCTCAATTCCTCTCAGTCAGGCCTGCCTTTTCAGCCTACGCATGGCAGTTTTCAAATTAAAGTCACTAATAAAACAACCGGGCTTACTAATACTTCAACGATCAATGTTGACTTGGACGGAATTGGCGCGGATACCACATTAAACAGTTTGTCAGCAGCCATTGGAGGTGTTGCCAATTTGAGTTCCTCAGTGACAACTGATGGACATCTCACAATTACTGCCAGTTCTGACTTTGAGTTTCAATTTGCCAATGATACGAGTGGTGCTTTGGCTACGATCGGGATCAATACTTTATTTACAGGTAGTAATTCCAACGACATCCAAATTAATTCTGTAATCAAACAGAACCAACAATTTTTAGCAACAGGTCAGGGGGGAGGCCCTTCTGACGGTAGCAATGCGGTTTTATTGGCTGCGTTTGCTGAGAATCCCATCGATGCTTTGGGAGGCATTAATCTGGATGGCTACTACGAAAAAGTCGTAGCAAATGTCGCACAGTCTTCTGCTTCGGAAGCAGCACTCTCTGAAGGAGCACAAGCCTTTAGAGAGTCTTTGTTTGGACAACGTGAGCAGTTTTCCGGAGTCAGTATCGACGAAGAAACCATTAAGGTCTTAACATTTCAGCGGGCGTTTCAATCTGCTGCCCGACTGGTTAGTACAGTCGATGAACTATTTACGATTCTACTTAATATCTGA